In one Buteo buteo chromosome 10, bButBut1.hap1.1, whole genome shotgun sequence genomic region, the following are encoded:
- the UHRF1 gene encoding E3 ubiquitin-protein ligase UHRF1 yields MWIQVRTMDGKETHRVDSLSKLTKVEGLRLRIHEVFGVEPHRQRLFYRGKQMEDGHSLFDYSVGLNDIVQLLVRQSPAVLPAVSKEKDSELSDTDSGCGSGQSESDKSSHNGEGAMELEGQPSTAAQPDWTDPGFGLYKINDLVDARDMNMGAWFEAQVVNVTRKKPRNETADSCTDPDQPTAVPEEDVIYHVKYEDYPENGVVELSSNDVRARARTILKWHQLEVGQVVMVNYNPDEPKERGFWYDAEILQKRETKMIKEINAKIILGDAGDSLNDCRITLVDEIYKIEEPGSACPISASPLKRQNGPVCKACKDNPNKTCRICACHICGGKQDPDKQLMCDECDMAFHIYCLNPPLSSIPDDEDWYCPECRNDASEVVLAGEKLKESKKKQKMASANSSSRRDWGKGMACVGRTKECTIVPSNHYGPIPGIPVGTMWKFRVQVSESGVHRPHVAGIHGRSNDGAYSLVLAGGYEDDIDHGNSFTYTGSGGRDLSGNKRTAEQSCDQKLTNMNRALALNCSAPINDKNGAEAKDWRAGKPVRVVRNVKGGKHSKYAPVEGNRYDGIYKVVKYWPETGKSGFLVWRYLLRRDDEEPAPWTKEGKDRMKKLGLTMQYPEGYLEAVANKDKEKENNGDDEFDTPGKGKRKRKSAGGEEKLITSPTGTPKKTKVEPYKLTSQQKSLIKSDEANEKLWNEVLEALKDGPKFLNKVEEAFLCICCQEVVFRPVTTVCQHNVCKDCLDRSFKADVYSCPACRYDLGKNYTMQVNETLQTILTQLFPGYGNGR; encoded by the exons ATGGAAGATGGTCACTCCCTTTTCGATTACAGCGTTGGACTGAATGATATTGTTCAACTCTTGGTCAGACAAAGCCCAGCAGTGCTTCCTGCTGTTAGTAAGGAAAAGGATTCTGAACTCTCTGACACAGACTCTGGCTGCGGCTCAGGCCAAAGCGAATCTGACAAAAGCTCTCACAATGGAGAAGGTGCCATGGAACTGGAGGGACAGCCGAGCACAGCGGCACAGCCTGACTGGACTGACCCGGGATTTGGCCTCTATAAG ATCAATGACTTGGTCGATGCTCGAGATATGAATATGGGAGCATGGTTTGAAGCCCAGGTTGTAAAtgtaaccagaaaaaaacctagaaatGAAACAGCTGACAGTTGCACAGATCCTGATCAGCCGACAGCCGTTCCTGAAGAAGATGTAATATATCACGTGAAATATGAAGA TTATCCAGAGAATGGAGTTGTAGAATTGAGTTCGAATGATGTAAGGGCTCGTGCACGGACTATTTTGAAGTGGCACCAGCTAGAAGTAGGACAGGTGGTAATGGTCAACTATAACCCCGATGAACCAAAAGAGAGAGGTTTTTGGTACGATGCGGAGATTCTGCAAAAAAGGGAAACGAAAATGATCAAGGAGATAAATGCAAAGATAATACTTGG GGATGCTGGTGATTCCTTGAATGACTGCAGAATTACATTGGTGGATgaaatttataaaattgaagaACCAGGCAGTGCTTGTCCAATTAGTGCCAGTCCATTAAAAC GACAAAATGGACCTGTGTGTAAAGCTTGTAAGGACAACCCGAACAAGACCTGCAGAATTTGTGCTTGCCATATCTGTGGAGGTAAACAAGATCCAGATAAACAGCTAATGTGTGATGAGTGTGATATGGCTTTCCACATCTACTGCCTCAACCCTCCCCTTAGTAGTATACCAGATGATGAGGATTG GTATTGCCCTGAGTGTCGAAATGATGCAAGTGAGGTGGTTTTAGcaggagagaaattaaaagaaagtaaaaagaaacaaaagatggCATCTGCTAATTCATCCTCGCGGAGAGACTGGGGCAAG GGCATGGCATGTGTTGGTCGCACAAAGGAATGTACCATTGTCCCCTCGAACCACTATGGACCGATTCCTGGGATTCCGGTTGGCACCATGTGGAAGTTTAGAGTTCAG gtgAGCGAATCTGGTGTTCACAGGCCCCATGTAGCAGGTATACATGGCAGAAGTAATGATGGCGCCTATTCCTTGGTTCTGGCGGGAGGCTATGAAGATGACATA GATCATGGAAATTCCTTCACATATACAGGGAGTGGAGGGCGTGATCTTTCTGGAAACAAACGCACAGCGGAACAGTCTTGTGATCAAAAACTCACCAACATGAACAG AGCTCTGGCTCTGAACTGCAGTGCCCCCATCAATGACAAAAATGGAGCTGAAGCCAAGGACTGGAGAGCTGGAAAGCCAGTCCGAGTGGTGAGGAATGTAAAAGGAGGCAAACATAGTAAATATGCTCCTGTAGAAGGGAACAGATACGATGGAATATATAAG GTTGTGAAATACTGGCCTGAGACAGGGAAATCTGGATTTTTAGTGTGGCGTTACTTACTTAGGAGGGATGATGAAGAACCTGCTCCTTGGACCAAAGAAGGAAAGGACAGGATGAAAAAGCTTGGCCTAACAATGCAG TATCCTGAAGGGTATTTGGAAGCTGTTGCAAACaaagataaggaaaaagaaaataatggagATGATGAGTTTGATACCccggggaaaggaaagaggaaaaggaaatcagCAG gtgGGGAGGAAAAACTCATCACCTCTCCTACAGGGACTCCAAAGAAAACTAAAGTCGAGCCATACAAGCTGACATCTCAGCAAAAATCTCTTATAAAAAGTGATGAAGCCAATGAAAAACTGTGGAATGAAGTACTAGAAGCTCTCAAAGATGGACCG AAATTTCTAAATAAAGTTGAAGAGGCCTTCTTGTGTATTTGCTGTCAGGAGGTTGTGTTTCGGCCAGTCACAACTGTATGCCAACACAACGTGTGCAAG GACTGTTTGGATAGATCCTTCAAAGCCGATGTGTACAGTTGTCCAGCCTGCCGCTACGATCTTGGCAAAAATTACACCATGCAAGTGAATGAAACATTGCAGACCATTCTAACTCAGCTCTTTCCTGGATATGGCAATGGACGGTGA